In a single window of the Candidatus Sulfotelmatobacter sp. genome:
- a CDS encoding cupin domain-containing protein, whose translation MAPLIDPLRVNPSEQTTRLGPLGVRFLVAGEAAGGSVAIFEVMVPGGQRLMAPAHSHDHYEETIYGLEGVLTWTVGGKPFDVGPGQALCIPRGAVHRFDNNGSQDAKALCVVTPAAIGPEYFQEVAAVMQATDGPPDRAKLAEVMRRHGLTPAP comes from the coding sequence ATGGCCCCTCTCATCGACCCGCTCCGCGTCAATCCATCCGAGCAAACCACGCGCCTGGGTCCGCTCGGCGTGCGCTTCCTGGTTGCCGGGGAAGCGGCGGGCGGGAGCGTCGCGATCTTCGAGGTCATGGTGCCTGGCGGTCAGCGCCTGATGGCGCCCGCTCACAGCCACGATCACTATGAAGAGACGATCTACGGCCTCGAGGGGGTACTGACCTGGACCGTCGGTGGGAAGCCTTTCGATGTCGGCCCCGGACAGGCCCTGTGCATTCCGCGCGGCGCCGTGCATCGCTTCGACAACAACGGCAGCCAGGACGCCAAAGCGCTGTGCGTCGTCACGCCCGCGGCGATCGGTCCCGAGTACTTTCAGGAGGTGGCCGCGGTGATGCAGGCGACGGACGGACCTCCGGACCGCGCGAAGCTGGCCGAGGTCATGCGCCGCCACGGCCTCACCCCGGCGCCGTGA
- a CDS encoding MarR family transcriptional regulator — MLERLHARGFDDLDVAHLNLFLFPGPQGLKPSELAARVGASKQSVNHLLGQMERFGYLERRDDPDDLRSTRISLTARGRKVVATIREAVMEVERDWARKLGPKRLELLRQLLVELSGPSAGAPERPA, encoded by the coding sequence ATGCTGGAACGACTGCATGCGCGTGGCTTCGACGACCTCGACGTCGCCCACCTGAACCTGTTCCTCTTTCCCGGACCCCAGGGGCTCAAGCCGTCCGAGCTCGCGGCTCGCGTCGGCGCGAGCAAGCAGTCGGTGAACCATCTGCTCGGCCAGATGGAGCGCTTCGGCTACCTCGAGCGCCGCGACGACCCCGACGACCTGCGCTCCACGCGCATCTCTCTCACGGCCCGCGGCAGGAAGGTGGTCGCCACGATCCGGGAGGCAGTGATGGAGGTCGAGCGCGATTGGGCGCGGAAACTGGGCCCCAAGCGACTGGAGCTGCTCCGCCAGCTGCTGGTCGAACTGTCGGGGCCGAGCGCCGGGGCGCCGGAGCGACCGGCCTGA
- a CDS encoding DUF885 family protein: MRVAAILVTALSVAPFAGAQASTPVPANDTSTVPALQALVGPPASEMAAVVDRFSADREALARRYDAFDSPAQRARMRAFYGDWRLRLGELDFSRLGQEGQVDYVLLDHELTHELALLDRRDRQRRETEPLLPFADRLLALQDARRDLRPVDPRAAARTLFDVTQQVDSLRAALDKTSPGAGAKPAAGASARRGSPAVTKTVANRAADDLDRIRGVVAGWYKFYDGYDPVFSWWLRDPYAKLNDALTAYARTLREKLVGIHGATATTADAERGEAAPANQPIIGDPIGIEGLNAELAYEMIPYSPQELIDIAEHEYAFSLSEAKKAAKEMGFGDDWKAAMEKVKNTYVDPGAQPELIRSLAREAEAFFDQHDWVTIPPLAREDWRMEMLSPERQRVSPFFLGGELILVSYPTADMPEDEKLMSLRGNNPHFSHATVFHELNPGHHLQGFMAARYNPHRRLFSTPFWSEGQSLYWEMFLWDHGFQVSPEDRLGALFWRMHRSARIIFSLNFHLGKMTPQQAIDYLVDNVDFERANAEAEVRRSFNGSYSPLYQASYMIGGLQLRALHHELVDSQKMTDREFHDAVLQGGPMPITMVRARLEKTPLAREGAPPWRFAAQLPPPVPAPAR, from the coding sequence ATGAGAGTCGCCGCGATTCTGGTGACGGCGCTTTCGGTAGCGCCGTTCGCCGGCGCGCAAGCGTCGACACCGGTTCCGGCCAACGACACGTCGACGGTTCCCGCGCTCCAGGCGCTGGTCGGGCCACCCGCGAGCGAGATGGCCGCGGTCGTCGACCGATTCAGCGCCGACCGGGAAGCCCTCGCTCGACGCTATGACGCTTTCGATTCGCCCGCACAGCGGGCTCGGATGCGCGCGTTCTACGGCGACTGGAGGCTGCGGCTCGGCGAACTCGACTTTTCGAGGCTCGGCCAGGAGGGACAGGTCGACTACGTCCTGCTCGACCACGAGCTGACGCACGAGCTGGCGCTGCTCGATCGGCGGGACAGGCAGCGTCGTGAGACGGAGCCGTTGCTTCCGTTCGCCGACCGATTGCTCGCGCTCCAGGACGCGCGGCGTGATCTTCGCCCCGTCGACCCTCGCGCCGCGGCCCGCACCCTCTTCGACGTCACCCAGCAGGTGGACAGCCTGCGCGCGGCGCTCGACAAAACGAGCCCCGGCGCGGGCGCGAAGCCGGCGGCCGGCGCATCGGCTCGACGCGGCTCGCCCGCGGTGACGAAGACCGTCGCCAATCGGGCGGCGGACGATCTCGATCGGATCCGTGGCGTCGTTGCCGGCTGGTACAAGTTCTATGACGGCTACGACCCGGTCTTCTCCTGGTGGCTCAGGGATCCATACGCGAAGCTCAACGATGCGCTGACCGCGTACGCGCGCACCCTGCGCGAGAAGCTTGTCGGGATCCACGGTGCGACGGCGACGACCGCCGATGCCGAGCGCGGCGAGGCCGCACCCGCCAACCAGCCGATCATCGGCGACCCGATCGGCATCGAGGGGCTGAATGCCGAGCTGGCGTACGAGATGATCCCGTATTCGCCGCAAGAGCTGATCGACATCGCCGAACATGAGTACGCGTTCAGCCTGAGCGAGGCGAAGAAGGCCGCGAAGGAGATGGGCTTCGGAGACGACTGGAAGGCGGCGATGGAGAAGGTGAAGAACACCTACGTCGACCCCGGCGCGCAACCGGAGCTGATCCGCAGCCTCGCGCGCGAGGCGGAGGCGTTCTTCGATCAGCACGACTGGGTGACGATCCCGCCGCTCGCGCGCGAAGACTGGCGGATGGAGATGCTCTCGCCCGAGCGCCAGCGCGTGTCGCCGTTCTTCCTGGGCGGCGAGCTGATCCTCGTGTCGTATCCGACGGCCGACATGCCGGAGGACGAGAAGCTGATGAGCCTGCGCGGCAACAACCCGCACTTCTCGCACGCGACGGTGTTCCACGAGCTGAATCCCGGGCACCACCTGCAGGGATTCATGGCGGCGCGCTACAACCCGCACCGGCGACTGTTCTCGACCCCGTTCTGGAGCGAGGGGCAGTCGCTCTACTGGGAGATGTTTCTCTGGGATCACGGCTTTCAGGTGTCGCCGGAGGATCGGCTCGGCGCGCTGTTCTGGCGCATGCACCGCAGCGCGCGGATCATCTTCTCGCTCAACTTCCATCTCGGGAAGATGACGCCCCAGCAGGCGATCGACTACCTGGTCGACAACGTGGACTTCGAGCGGGCGAACGCCGAAGCGGAGGTGCGGCGCTCGTTCAACGGCAGCTACTCGCCGTTGTATCAGGCGAGCTACATGATCGGCGGGCTCCAGCTTCGAGCGCTGCATCATGAGCTGGTCGACTCGCAGAAGATGACCGATCGTGAATTCCACGACGCGGTGCTGCAGGGCGGCCCGATGCCGATCACGATGGTGCGCGCGCGACTCGAGAAGACGCCGCTCGCGCGCGAGGGCGCGCCGCCATGGCGATTCGCGGCGCAGCTGCCACCTCCGGTGCCGGCGCCGGCGCGGTGA